The genome window TAAAACAAATCGATCAAAATTTACTGTAACAAGAGAGATTTGTTTTTTTAGATATATACTTGTCATGACAAGTAAAATAATTGAGTTCAATAAGGAGTGAAAAAAGTGACAGGAAATAAGAAAAAGAAAATGCGGGGAAAGGCTATTTTAAATCTTTTACTTCTCATCTTTTTCACACTACTATTTTCAAGTGGCATAACACTTTTCATCTTTTCAAGACAAACTGAAAATGGAATTTATGTAGATGAATTGCTTGATAAAGTTGGTGGGGCTCACACATTCTTTGCTTTTCTTGTAAGTGCAATGGTCA of Bacillus solimangrovi contains these proteins:
- a CDS encoding DUF4405 domain-containing protein — encoded protein: MTGNKKKKMRGKAILNLLLLIFFTLLFSSGITLFIFSRQTENGIYVDELLDKVGGAHTFFAFLVSAMVILHIVGNFKMFKNGLKALRK